The following nucleotide sequence is from Flavimarina sp. Hel_I_48.
TATAGTTTTTGAAACCCACTAAAAATAAATACACAAACCAGAAGAGACAGAAAAAGAAATAAGCAGTACCATGCAAAAGCTTATCGCTGTTCTGTGGTGCCCCTTCTATGACTTTTGGCATATGGATTAAACAACCAATGGCAAGTGCCATTGAATAGGTAACTACTCCTAATAAAAGAATATTACGCGTTGATGACTTCTCCATATGCTTTGGCATCAAGAAGGTCTTTTAGCTGCTCTTTATCTTCAATTTTCATTTTTATGATCCATCCGTCACCATAAGGGTCTTTATTCACAACTTCCGGTTCTGCTTCTAGTTTGTCATTAAAGGCAATAATCTCTCCGGTAAGGGGTAAAAACAAGTCAGAAACCGTCTTTACGGCCTCTACGGTGC
It contains:
- the gcvH gene encoding glycine cleavage system protein GcvH, translated to MNLPDDLKYTKDHEWVRIEGDTATVGITDFAQGELGDIVYVEVETEGETLEREEVFGTVEAVKTVSDLFLPLTGEIIAFNDKLEAEPEVVNKDPYGDGWIIKMKIEDKEQLKDLLDAKAYGEVINA
- a CDS encoding VanZ family protein — its product is MEKSSTRNILLLGVVTYSMALAIGCLIHMPKVIEGAPQNSDKLLHGTAYFFFCLFWFVYLFLVGFKNYTFNKILFITIGWGLFFGMVIEILQSEFTTYRSGDLWDMLANSTGILLAVLLLYILKKRLNRIKTKF